The window GCGACTCCGCTGGAAAGCGTTCGACGAGGGCAATAAGCACTTCTGGAGTTCTGCTTTCAGCCAGCCAAAATTCGATCTGACGTAGTGTCGGTGTTTGAAAATTGACTTTGTAATTCCAATCAACCAGCCGGGTGACCATTGGCCAGTCTTTATCGCGCTGGGTTTTCTTGGCTTGCACCAAGTCGCTGATCCCCATCACTTCAACTGGCGTTCCGTCTGCCAGTTCTGCGGTTGTTCGCCGATTCCACACTTCTTCGAACTCGGCGACGCCACGCATTCGCGACATGACATCCACGCGCATGTCATCTGCTTCGGGATGGCGGCAGCGAAAGTGAACGGCAAGACCTTCGTCGAGATACTGAAGTTCAAACGGAGGCACGGCGATTACTTCGGCCTGCAACTCCTGTAGGGCGGTCTGCAGCCGAGATAAGTTCGACTGTTCCGCAAGAATGGCAAAATCGATGTCGCGACTAAAGATCGCGGACCCGTATACAACGCAGGCCTGTCCCCCCATCAACAGGGCGCGAACCTGATGCTTCTGGATCGTAGAAAGGACTTTGCAGATCTGGTTCGGGAGCAAGCGAACCTCCTAACGCCAGATAATTTGCCAGCTGTTTTCCGCATTCCTCAATTCGCTGCGCAGGAGTCTGCTCGCTGGCCGCGAACCACTCTGGGCCGTACTGGATTTCCCAGGCTTCAATGACTGCCGAAGGAATGGCAACTAGATTGGGTGAACTCGGTTCCATATCAATAATATAGCTCCAATCCACGAGCATTCCGAGATCATGTTGAGTCACCGGTGCGAGCACCGAAAACAACTTTTCGCCAGATCCGCGCCGCCCAAGTGAACCCTCGTACGAACTGCCAAATGCTCCAGCAGCACAGCCAAAACGCGAACTGAAAGGCCGAGACGAAAAACCAAACGATTGGCGTGATGAGGAATTCGCCGATGAGACTTAAAAGCAGTTCCATCACAGTTACTTCGCCGGCCAGTTCAAATGCTTGTGCAGGAAAGCAAATGTCCCTTTGCCGTTGATCGTGTGCGGGCCGTCGAAGATTTCCATTTCGCAGCGGTCGCCGATTTTCAGGCGATGGCTGTAGTTGTAAAAGACCTTGGCGTATTCGTGGGCGACCCATTCGTCGGTTGACACGCCGTCGGTGTGACCGCGTTCGACCATGAAGGGGCGCGGGCAGATCAGCGCGGCCATCTCGCTGTAGTTGAACGTGCTGCCGAGGTCGAACTCGAAAATTTCGTACTCTCCGGTCCAGATGTAGCTGAACGGCAGCTTCGTCGAGGCGTTCTTCGCCACCCATTCGTTGAAATCCGCCGAGCAGATCGACAGGCAGTAATCGGGCACCAGAGGTGGGATGCGCATCGCACTCTTGCCGCCGTACGACAGGCCATAAAAAGCGATGCGATCCTTGTCGACCATCGGCAGCGTCTTTAGCCAGTTACAAATCTGTTGATGCTGCGGCACCATCACCGAGAACAGCGTCTTGCCGAGGGGATTGAGTTTTCGTTGTAGCGTGCGGAACTTGTCCTTGCCGATGTAGATGTTCTGCGGCGCGAAGATGATGAAACCTTGCTCGCACAACTTCGCCGCGAAGTCGTGATAGGCGTAGTGATCGCCTTGAAACGTATCGGTCGGTCGACCTTCGAGGCCATGCTGACAAACGACCACGGGCCGTTTCTCGCCCGGCTTTAGATCCTTCGGCACGAGCAGCACGCCGTAGGCGAAGACGTCGGGAAAAACGTCGAGCAGCACTTCGTAGCCGGTCCATTTCTCTTGGTCGTAGGTTTTTCGTGAACGCGGATCGGCGCGAAGCAGTTTGTGATCGAACCGGCCGATGGCCTCGGTGGCGAATTGCTCGCGAACTGTTTCGACGTTGACTTTGTACTCGTCGATATTCTTTGAGGCATATAGCGGCTTCATGAACTCACTGCGAACTTGCGGCGAACTCTGCAGCAACGTTTGCGTGTCGTCGATCAGTTGCTTCACCAACCGCGCCTGACGTGCGGCAGCATCGGGCAACTGCGCCGTTCGCTCCGGCTTGACTTCCGCCGTGTTCAACCCCGCGTCGTTGCCGATGAGTTTCACGAGAAATCCCATTCGGATCTTTTCGTCACAGAAAGGTTTGGCCGTTTCGCTGTTAAAGCCCAGTTTTCGTGCGGCAAAGCCCTTCGGCTCGAGCGGCACTTTGGCGGCGATCTCTTCCAAGCGATTCCATTCGTCATCGATCGCTGCTGACGACGGATATTGGTAGTCGGCAGGCCCGCCCCCTTCGCTGGGCAACTTGATGCTGGGCCCAGCAGCGCCATCGACCACCAGCGACCGCGGCAGGATCAGACTCGCCACTTCCGCATCGCCGAAAGTGACGACCAAGCCCTGCACATTGCGATCGAGTGGTTCCTGCCAAAGATTCTCACGCGGGCCGAAGTAGCCGCTGACGCAGGCGGCGTCGATGCGTTGATCGAGGGCGGCTGCGTAGAGCGCGATCTGTCCGCCGTCGCCGTAACCGATCACGCCGATCCGCGGATTGCCGCCGCCGGCTTCGCGCGCGAACCAATCGACGCCGGCGAGAACTTGCTGCACTTCGTAGCCGAGAATGTGCCGCCCCATTTCGAAGGCAGGCCGATACACGAACTCGCGATCGGTGAGATTTGGGCCGCGATCGCCGCCACCGAAGGAACGCTTTTGCATCCGCCGGCTGATCGTAGTGGGAATCAGCACGCGACAGCCACTCTGCGCAAGAAACCGCGGATATTGCGACTCGGCGGCGATCCCTTCCGCTAGGCCAACCAGTTGCTCCGGCGTTTGCTCAGCCGAGGGAATCGCCACGACATCGGCGACAATCCGGTTGTCCCCTTTCGGCAGCAGCAACAGCCCTTCGGCTTGGACATCACGAACGACCGGCCAGCGTACGGCGAAGATTTCAAAGTCCTTTCCCTTGCCAATCAGTGCGCTGTGCAAAGTGGTGGCGATTAACTCGGGCGATTCAAATTCCACACGAGCATCGCGTACTCCCAGAATGTGTGCGAGCCTCTTTCGCTGCGGCTCGATCGATTTCACATAGGCGGCTGAACTGCTGAAATCGCGCTGCCACTCCCCTGCCCTCTTTGCCGGCGCTGCAGCGAGTTCCTTCAGCAGAAACTGATCGATCCCTGCGACCATCGTGGCCGCGATGTCGCCTTGCAGTTCAAGTGGCTTGGTTCCCTCGAGGACAGCGGGTTCGGCAGCAACAACTTCGATTGTCAGCAAACTCAAACCGACCAACAGAGCGCAACGCAACATGGCAAATCAACTCCTCGGAGAGGCGATCAGGAACGGCGCGGCGCGAGCGTTGCGCCGATGACAGGCTCTTCCTTAGGAGAGCGTGGGGTATCGGCATCGTGGAACGCTCGCCAACTCAGCGCGACGATTGCGAGCAAGTAGAGCGGGATCGTCACGAGCAAGCCGATCAATACGCAAACGAGCGACGATGCGCCACCCTCGGCGATGTGCCAGGTTTGAATCTTCGTATCGCTAATCGAAATCACCGCGAAGCTGCGGATGATGGAATCGGTGGCACTTGCGAAGCCATAGAGCAACGGGAGCGGCACGACAGCGAGCAGCACCGCTGTGAGATAGGTTGTTTTGAATCTGGCGATCGCAATTGCGGCGAGTGTCAGAGCCAGTGCAAAGACAAAGAGCAGCAACACGACAGTGCGCAGCCCTAACGACCCAATGACAAATTGAGAAAGGTGAAGTGTCGCTGGTAGGTCAGCGTGTTCGTGCATCTCCATCGTCACTCTCCTTTAACTCTTCGTTTGGTTGCGAAACCCCAGTACCATCAGCAGCACGAGCGACAGGATTAGTACCGGGCAAAAGCAACTCGTGGCCTGCATGGCCGACGTCAGAGCATACGACAAGGACTCTGACGAAACCTGCTCGCCAGCTGCCAAGCCCATTTGGTGGAGATAGTGAATCGTGCCCGCCAAAAAACAGACGAGGCCGACCACGAGCGGCAGCGGCATGATGAATACGATCGCCGTGGGCACGGCGGGACCACGGCCTCGCCGAAAGAGCGTGACAATCAACACCAGGGCCAGCAGCATCGCCCCGAAGAGAACGAGCAGAGTCGGTACACCGGTGCTGTCGAGATACCATCGCAAGTACGACTTGGCGACGATCGGCATTTCATCGTGATCGTGCATGGCTGCGTCGGTACGAGAGTGAGAGGCGACAACAACGCGTTGTAGGTTGCAAGCAAGTAGCGGGTCAAGTAGCGTGCACATTGCAAACCGCTCGATCCTTACCGAAGCCATTATGAAATCCAGCAACTCGCGTCCCCCGTTCAACCAACCGCCAACGGTCATGCCGCGGTTGATTCGCCTGGTAATCGGCTTGGTGATCATGTTGGTGGGGATGTACCTCGCCTGGCAGAAGGCGCAGAACCAGCCGCCGCAGCAACCCGACGATTCGGTGCCGGTGGTGATTGCGCCGGAAGTGAAGTTGCCGCCAGACGAGTGGCAGAATGAGCCGTCAACTTCGCCCGTGAAAGAGAAGACCGCGCCGGAGGAACGCCCGCCGAGCGTGCGCGCGGAGACAGAGCGGGCTGTTAAATCGCAGATAAAAAACGCCAAGATTCGGAATCAGGACGGCCGTGTTGTTTTCGAAGGCACCATCGACCTGCGCGACACGCTCGCGCGCATCGAGCGGGGCCAGCGCGGCAGCCATGCCAACGACGGCACGGTTTTTCAAAACCGCGAGAAGCGACTGCCGCAGAAGCCGAGCGGCTACTATCACGAATGGGTTCACCCCACGCCCAATCAGCGCGGCCCCGGTCCGCAGCGAGTCGTGACCGGCGAGAACGGCGAGATCTATTACACGCCCGATCACTACAAGACGTTTGAACGGCTGGACCAAAAGCAGAAGTGAGAAGGCTGAAGGCAAAATGAAGACGGAAGATGGATTTGTGGGCGTTGCTGATCCACATGTTGCAGCGGTTGAAGCGCGCGGTAGTGGCAAGCTGGTGGTGTGGATTCCTCGCAGCGTACGCAGCAAGGAAAAGTTGTTGGCCGTGTTATCGCAGGGCTTGCGTTTTCCCAGGTACTTCGGTGGGAACTGGGATGCGCTGGAAGAGTGTTTGCGAGATCTCTCGTGGCTGCCGGAGAAAGCGTCGATTGCGATTGTGCATGAACAACTGCCGTTTGGCGATGGCGAGAACCGGCGGACTTACTTCGAGATTCTGCAGGCGGCCGGTCAGCGTAAAGACGGGAGGATGCTGCAAGTGATCGTTCCTGAGTAAGGTGCGCCGAGAACGCATTCGTCAGTGCCGATGTGCGTTATCTGGCCTACAGAAACTGCTTATTGCCAAACCAGCGATTACGGCGAATGATTGAGCTTCATTCGCTCCCCTCACCTGCCGGTCGCTGGAGCCCACCGTGATTGTTATCGCTCAGTCGGAGCTGTCCGACTTCGTTTTCTTCTTGCGCA is drawn from Anatilimnocola floriformis and contains these coding sequences:
- a CDS encoding ribonuclease domain-containing protein, which encodes MKSSNSRPPFNQPPTVMPRLIRLVIGLVIMLVGMYLAWQKAQNQPPQQPDDSVPVVIAPEVKLPPDEWQNEPSTSPVKEKTAPEERPPSVRAETERAVKSQIKNAKIRNQDGRVVFEGTIDLRDTLARIERGQRGSHANDGTVFQNREKRLPQKPSGYYHEWVHPTPNQRGPGPQRVVTGENGEIYYTPDHYKTFERLDQKQK
- a CDS encoding barstar family protein — translated: MNGWTKSRSEKAEGKMKTEDGFVGVADPHVAAVEARGSGKLVVWIPRSVRSKEKLLAVLSQGLRFPRYFGGNWDALEECLRDLSWLPEKASIAIVHEQLPFGDGENRRTYFEILQAAGQRKDGRMLQVIVPE
- a CDS encoding alpha/beta hydrolase family protein; translation: MLRCALLVGLSLLTIEVVAAEPAVLEGTKPLELQGDIAATMVAGIDQFLLKELAAAPAKRAGEWQRDFSSSAAYVKSIEPQRKRLAHILGVRDARVEFESPELIATTLHSALIGKGKDFEIFAVRWPVVRDVQAEGLLLLPKGDNRIVADVVAIPSAEQTPEQLVGLAEGIAAESQYPRFLAQSGCRVLIPTTISRRMQKRSFGGGDRGPNLTDREFVYRPAFEMGRHILGYEVQQVLAGVDWFAREAGGGNPRIGVIGYGDGGQIALYAAALDQRIDAACVSGYFGPRENLWQEPLDRNVQGLVVTFGDAEVASLILPRSLVVDGAAGPSIKLPSEGGGPADYQYPSSAAIDDEWNRLEEIAAKVPLEPKGFAARKLGFNSETAKPFCDEKIRMGFLVKLIGNDAGLNTAEVKPERTAQLPDAAARQARLVKQLIDDTQTLLQSSPQVRSEFMKPLYASKNIDEYKVNVETVREQFATEAIGRFDHKLLRADPRSRKTYDQEKWTGYEVLLDVFPDVFAYGVLLVPKDLKPGEKRPVVVCQHGLEGRPTDTFQGDHYAYHDFAAKLCEQGFIIFAPQNIYIGKDKFRTLQRKLNPLGKTLFSVMVPQHQQICNWLKTLPMVDKDRIAFYGLSYGGKSAMRIPPLVPDYCLSICSADFNEWVAKNASTKLPFSYIWTGEYEIFEFDLGSTFNYSEMAALICPRPFMVERGHTDGVSTDEWVAHEYAKVFYNYSHRLKIGDRCEMEIFDGPHTINGKGTFAFLHKHLNWPAK